A region from the Achromobacter seleniivolatilans genome encodes:
- a CDS encoding C45 family autoproteolytic acyltransferase/hydolase, translating to MTQTTQFPFVSVSGTPEARGRSYGQQAADRVRKSAAMYGQTLVELGYDAMARTELIAHFAREIENFAPHYLEEMRGIAAGADVPFEDIVMINARTEVVAKARAEKKKAAELEPGDGCTGALILPTRSANGNLIHGQNWDWRAECAETAIVLRVRNDNGPDILTFVEAGGLARSGLNSAGVSITANYLESDRDFRQLGVPLSLIRRKVLEQQHFALAIKAVATTPKSCSNNIMIGMAAGFGLDYECTTDEAFPIYPGADDLIVHANHWVSEVALGKLRDTGRASTPESAYRDWRVRRLLNEKTQLTREDLKRALFDDFGSPYSVCRPPRPGSHDNLSATVAMVVMEPAAGLMEVAPLPALNRTFTRYSLTAEPELLAAA from the coding sequence ATGACTCAAACCACTCAATTCCCCTTCGTATCGGTTTCCGGCACGCCCGAAGCCCGTGGCCGTTCATATGGCCAGCAAGCCGCCGACCGCGTGCGCAAAAGTGCCGCGATGTACGGCCAGACTCTGGTTGAGCTGGGTTACGACGCCATGGCGCGCACCGAGCTCATCGCGCACTTTGCGCGTGAAATCGAGAACTTCGCGCCGCACTACCTGGAAGAAATGCGCGGCATCGCCGCCGGCGCCGATGTGCCGTTCGAAGACATCGTCATGATCAATGCCCGCACCGAGGTCGTAGCCAAGGCGCGCGCAGAAAAGAAAAAAGCGGCGGAGCTGGAACCGGGCGACGGATGTACCGGCGCACTGATCCTGCCGACGCGCTCGGCCAATGGCAACCTGATTCACGGCCAGAACTGGGACTGGCGCGCCGAATGCGCCGAGACCGCCATCGTGCTGCGCGTGCGCAACGACAACGGCCCTGACATCCTGACTTTTGTCGAAGCTGGCGGCCTGGCCCGCAGCGGCCTGAACAGCGCCGGCGTGTCCATCACCGCCAACTACCTGGAATCCGATCGCGACTTCCGCCAGTTGGGCGTGCCGCTGTCGCTGATCCGCCGCAAAGTGCTGGAGCAGCAACATTTCGCACTGGCTATCAAGGCTGTCGCCACCACCCCGAAGTCGTGCTCGAACAACATCATGATCGGCATGGCCGCAGGCTTTGGCCTCGACTATGAATGCACTACCGATGAAGCCTTCCCGATCTACCCGGGCGCCGATGATCTGATCGTGCACGCCAACCACTGGGTCAGCGAAGTGGCCTTGGGCAAGCTGCGCGACACCGGCCGCGCCAGCACCCCGGAAAGCGCCTACCGCGACTGGCGCGTGCGCCGCTTGCTGAACGAGAAAACACAACTGACTCGCGAAGACCTGAAGCGCGCCCTGTTCGACGACTTTGGCTCGCCCTATTCCGTCTGCCGCCCGCCGCGCCCAGGCAGCCATGACAACCTGTCCGCCACGGTTGCCATGGTCGTCATGGAACCGGCCGCCGGCCTGATGGAAGTCGCCCCCCTGCCTGCCTTGAACCGTACGTTCACGCGCTACAGCCTGACCGCCGAACCCGAACTGCTGGCCGCCGCCTGA
- a CDS encoding efflux transporter outer membrane subunit encodes MRTPSTRAYFRLSAVPLALALSACAFAPDSKPPAVAQPAQYGVEATPAAGASAQGVAQRFERGAQPVPEWWKRYGSNELNALVEEGLANSPDLGAAERNLAGAREQLRAQVNSSLLPSVDAGANAKRNRALTMPNLPEPTALYNIYTGQIQATYDLDLFGAARFANASLAAKVEQQAFQLESARRSLAGNIVTGAITSASLAERVALTEKQVVLLRQVARDTQRRYELGSASQNDALDADQDAATQEASLPGLRAQWQATRHALAVLLGRNPDQAPPDLAFSMLAVPEQVPVVVPSELLAARPDIQVAEAVVQAAAADVGVATAQLFPSLSLSASMGKGGFNWPAALSGAGSIWAIGASLTQPIFHGGALLAERRAAKERYEGSVLQYKQTVLVAFRDVADTLSRLDADGQALASAEASRRAAEQSYRNTASRVRLGALAPYTEYAAEQHYVAARLRELEYANTRLTETAALFQAMGSPVRAPQVAQQQ; translated from the coding sequence ATGCGTACCCCTTCCACTCGTGCCTATTTCCGCCTGTCTGCCGTGCCGCTGGCCCTGGCGTTAAGCGCTTGCGCCTTCGCTCCTGACAGCAAACCGCCAGCTGTGGCCCAGCCCGCGCAATACGGCGTGGAAGCCACGCCCGCCGCAGGCGCTTCCGCCCAAGGCGTGGCGCAACGCTTTGAACGCGGCGCGCAGCCGGTGCCTGAATGGTGGAAACGTTATGGCTCGAATGAACTGAACGCGCTGGTTGAAGAAGGCTTGGCCAACAGCCCGGATCTGGGCGCCGCCGAGCGCAATCTGGCAGGCGCGCGCGAGCAACTGCGCGCCCAGGTCAATTCGTCTTTGCTGCCGTCGGTAGACGCGGGCGCGAACGCCAAGCGCAATCGCGCACTGACCATGCCCAACCTGCCCGAACCCACGGCGCTCTACAACATCTACACCGGCCAGATCCAGGCCACGTACGACCTGGACCTGTTTGGCGCAGCGCGCTTTGCCAACGCCTCGCTGGCCGCCAAGGTGGAACAACAGGCGTTCCAGCTGGAATCCGCGCGGCGTTCTCTGGCAGGCAACATCGTCACGGGCGCGATCACGTCCGCGTCGCTGGCGGAGCGCGTGGCGCTGACTGAAAAGCAGGTCGTGCTGCTGCGCCAGGTAGCGCGTGATACCCAACGCCGGTACGAATTGGGATCGGCTTCGCAGAACGATGCCCTGGACGCCGATCAGGATGCGGCCACACAGGAAGCGTCGCTGCCGGGTTTGCGCGCCCAATGGCAGGCCACGCGTCACGCGCTGGCAGTCCTGCTGGGCCGCAACCCGGATCAGGCGCCGCCTGATCTGGCGTTCAGCATGCTGGCCGTGCCAGAACAAGTGCCAGTGGTGGTGCCGTCTGAACTGCTGGCGGCGCGCCCGGATATCCAGGTGGCCGAAGCGGTCGTGCAAGCGGCGGCGGCGGATGTGGGTGTCGCCACCGCGCAGTTGTTCCCCAGCTTGTCGCTGTCGGCCTCCATGGGCAAGGGCGGCTTCAATTGGCCTGCTGCGCTGTCAGGCGCAGGAAGCATCTGGGCCATCGGCGCATCGCTTACGCAGCCCATCTTTCATGGCGGCGCGCTGCTTGCCGAACGCCGGGCAGCCAAGGAACGGTATGAAGGCTCGGTGCTGCAATACAAACAAACCGTACTGGTCGCGTTCCGTGATGTAGCCGACACGCTGTCGCGGCTGGATGCGGACGGACAGGCGCTGGCGTCCGCCGAGGCGTCCCGGCGTGCAGCGGAACAGTCCTACCGCAATACCGCGAGCCGCGTGCGTTTGGGCGCCCTGGCGCCTTACACGGAATATGCCGCCGAACAGCACTACGTTGCGGCGCGGTTGCGCGAGCTGGAATATGCCAATACGCGCCTGACGGAAACAGCAGCGCTGTTCCAGGCGATGGGGTCGCCGGTTCGCGCGCCGCAGGTGGCGCAACAGCAGTAA
- a CDS encoding ABC transporter substrate-binding protein: MKNHCVSAAVALAVAGMAGIASTAGAQTAPPLRISLTADIRSTEPGVNRDSNSDAVVLHIVEGLVAYGEDAEVRPLLAKSVDISADGKTYTFTLRDGVKFHNGKPLTSADVLWTWQHYTAANSGWRCASEFDGRGAVKVTGVEAPNAQTVVYHIEKPSSLFLATLARADCGGTGILSKDSVRADGTWDKPIGTGPFELAEWKRGEYIRLTKFASYSNLDGKRDGYTGSKRPLVDEVRFMIVPDDSTAKAALQRGNIDIIEDVSNNDVPVLQGTPNIKVAYAPVMSMTALLMQTKDPVLSNPKMRQALAHAIDYKQLAAAVTEGLAQPNNSIVPLVSPYHDATQKQGWSFDPAEAQKLLKEAGYKNQELVILTTKRYPQSYNSAVIIQAMLQSVGINAQLSVVEWATQLDRYNAGTYQMMTFPYSARLDAALNYEMVTGDKTKQPRKIWDNPEAQKLIEAASVDTDHAKRQASFDQLHKLFLADVPSIPLYNGLDIGAFRADVKGYQPWAVKKPRAWEVERVAP; the protein is encoded by the coding sequence ATGAAGAACCATTGTGTGAGCGCCGCGGTTGCGCTGGCCGTTGCCGGCATGGCTGGCATTGCCAGCACGGCAGGCGCGCAGACCGCGCCGCCTCTGCGCATTTCGCTGACGGCAGACATCCGTTCCACCGAGCCGGGCGTGAACCGCGACAGCAACAGCGACGCAGTCGTGCTGCATATCGTTGAAGGCCTGGTCGCCTACGGTGAAGACGCCGAAGTCCGGCCGCTGCTGGCCAAATCCGTCGACATCAGCGCCGACGGCAAAACCTACACCTTTACGCTGCGCGACGGCGTCAAGTTTCACAACGGCAAGCCCCTGACATCCGCGGACGTGCTGTGGACCTGGCAACACTACACCGCTGCTAACTCGGGCTGGCGCTGCGCCAGTGAATTCGATGGCCGCGGCGCCGTCAAAGTCACCGGCGTGGAAGCCCCCAACGCGCAAACAGTGGTCTATCACATCGAAAAACCCAGCAGCCTGTTCCTGGCCACGCTGGCCCGCGCCGACTGCGGCGGCACCGGCATTCTGTCCAAGGATTCGGTGCGCGCGGATGGCACTTGGGACAAGCCGATCGGCACAGGCCCGTTTGAACTGGCTGAATGGAAACGCGGTGAATACATACGCCTGACCAAGTTTGCCAGCTACTCGAATCTGGACGGCAAGCGCGACGGCTACACCGGCTCCAAGCGCCCGCTCGTCGACGAAGTGCGTTTCATGATCGTGCCCGACGACTCCACCGCCAAGGCGGCGTTACAGCGCGGCAATATCGACATCATTGAAGACGTCTCCAACAACGACGTGCCGGTGCTGCAAGGCACGCCAAACATCAAGGTCGCCTACGCGCCCGTGATGAGCATGACCGCGCTGCTGATGCAGACCAAGGACCCGGTGCTGTCCAACCCCAAGATGCGTCAGGCCCTGGCCCACGCCATCGATTACAAACAGTTGGCCGCTGCGGTCACGGAAGGCCTGGCGCAACCCAATAACTCCATCGTGCCACTGGTGTCGCCCTATCATGACGCCACGCAAAAGCAGGGTTGGAGTTTCGACCCGGCCGAAGCGCAGAAACTATTGAAGGAAGCGGGCTACAAGAACCAGGAGCTGGTGATTCTGACCACCAAGCGCTACCCGCAGTCGTACAACTCCGCCGTGATCATCCAGGCGATGCTGCAATCCGTGGGCATCAATGCGCAGTTGTCGGTGGTGGAGTGGGCCACGCAGCTGGATCGCTACAACGCCGGGACCTACCAGATGATGACCTTCCCGTATTCGGCGCGCCTGGATGCGGCGCTGAACTACGAGATGGTGACGGGCGACAAGACCAAGCAACCGCGCAAGATCTGGGACAACCCGGAAGCGCAGAAGCTGATCGAAGCCGCATCGGTGGACACGGACCACGCGAAACGGCAGGCGTCATTTGATCAGTTGCACAAGTTGTTCCTGGCGGATGTGCCTAGCATTCCTTTGTATAACGGGCTGGACATCGGGGCGTTCCGCGCAGACGTCAAAGGTTATCAGCCTTGGGCCGTGAAGAAGCCCCGGGCTTGGGAAGTGGAGCGAGTGGCTCCATGA
- a CDS encoding Bug family tripartite tricarboxylate transporter substrate binding protein has product MKQSLNGASPQGGMNRRQFLTATAAATAAAALARPGHAWAAGYPSEHPIQFIVPFPAGGGTDLVARPLAQGIGEALKQSVVVINKGGAAGIIGTQQAARSAPDGYTVALGSTGTHTVNQSLYENIAYDPVKDFEPVSMVCYYNNVLVVHPSFPARTLQELVTIIKANPGKYFYGITQNGSSAHLAMELLKATAGLDLPGVPYKGAAAAVNDFLGGQFPILMDVVINQQQFIQSGKSRPLAVTSAQRAQALPEVPTVAESGFPGYQAIGWNGVFVPAGTPANIINTLNGAVQSALKQPALAQLTQNGLELHGGTPEELRRFVVSESEKWRALIKNANIKAT; this is encoded by the coding sequence ATGAAGCAGTCTTTGAACGGCGCCTCGCCGCAAGGCGGCATGAACCGCCGCCAATTCCTGACGGCCACCGCCGCCGCGACAGCCGCCGCGGCCCTGGCCAGGCCGGGACACGCATGGGCAGCGGGTTATCCGTCTGAACATCCTATCCAGTTCATCGTGCCTTTCCCGGCTGGCGGCGGCACCGATCTGGTGGCCCGCCCGCTGGCCCAGGGCATAGGGGAAGCGCTCAAGCAAAGCGTTGTCGTCATCAACAAAGGCGGCGCGGCCGGCATCATCGGCACGCAACAAGCGGCGCGCTCGGCGCCTGACGGCTACACCGTTGCGCTGGGTTCCACGGGCACCCACACCGTGAACCAGAGCCTGTACGAGAACATCGCCTACGACCCGGTCAAAGACTTCGAACCGGTGTCGATGGTCTGCTACTACAACAATGTGCTGGTGGTGCATCCGTCGTTTCCGGCGCGCACGCTGCAAGAGCTGGTGACCATCATCAAGGCCAATCCCGGCAAATACTTCTACGGCATTACGCAGAACGGCAGTTCCGCGCATCTGGCCATGGAATTGCTCAAGGCAACGGCGGGTCTGGACCTGCCCGGCGTGCCATACAAAGGCGCGGCAGCCGCCGTCAATGACTTCCTGGGCGGGCAGTTTCCCATCCTGATGGACGTGGTGATCAACCAGCAGCAATTCATCCAGAGCGGTAAGTCACGCCCGCTGGCGGTCACTTCGGCGCAGCGCGCCCAGGCGCTGCCCGAAGTGCCCACAGTGGCTGAGTCCGGTTTCCCCGGCTACCAGGCCATCGGCTGGAACGGCGTGTTCGTACCCGCAGGCACGCCGGCAAACATCATCAACACCCTGAACGGCGCCGTGCAAAGCGCGCTTAAACAACCCGCGCTGGCGCAATTGACGCAGAACGGGTTGGAACTGCATGGCGGCACCCCTGAAGAACTGCGCCGCTTTGTCGTGTCCGAAAGCGAGAAGTGGCGCGCGCTGATCAAAAACGCGAACATCAAGGCCACCTGA
- a CDS encoding IclR family transcriptional regulator, producing MSTLKRALAILDLFSLDTPVLTAEDIISRLAYSAPTGYRYIRDLSDLGYLLRMTGGGYKLGPRIIELDHLIIDGDPVLGVARPIMREVVDQVGGDVLLSVIHGLRILNIHHERGPDALGIPHGRGRAHPLFRGATAKTIIAFLPRKDQRRLYDDHVEEVHASGLGDTLAAFTASLDAIRVQGFYLGVGEISSERAGIAVPVFQEDRRIFGALTVTFLATRLNTIAQDKTTALLQSAARRIESLALATRIKEQAPAP from the coding sequence ATGTCCACCCTGAAGCGAGCCCTGGCGATTCTTGACCTCTTCAGCCTAGACACCCCGGTGCTCACGGCCGAAGACATCATTTCCCGCTTGGCGTATTCCGCGCCCACGGGCTATCGCTATATTCGCGATTTGTCGGATCTGGGTTATCTGCTGCGCATGACGGGCGGTGGCTACAAACTGGGTCCGCGCATCATCGAGCTGGATCACCTGATCATCGATGGCGATCCCGTGTTGGGCGTGGCGCGTCCGATCATGCGCGAGGTCGTTGATCAGGTGGGCGGGGATGTTCTGCTCAGCGTCATTCATGGTCTGCGCATCTTGAACATCCATCACGAACGTGGACCTGATGCGCTGGGCATCCCGCACGGCCGTGGCCGCGCGCATCCCTTGTTTCGCGGCGCCACCGCCAAGACCATCATTGCGTTCCTGCCTCGCAAGGACCAGCGCCGTCTGTACGACGACCATGTAGAAGAGGTCCACGCTTCCGGTCTGGGCGACACCTTGGCAGCGTTCACGGCGAGTCTGGACGCTATCCGCGTGCAGGGTTTTTATCTGGGTGTGGGCGAGATATCTTCCGAGCGCGCGGGCATCGCCGTACCGGTGTTTCAGGAAGACCGCCGCATTTTCGGCGCCTTGACAGTCACCTTTCTGGCGACCCGGCTGAACACCATCGCGCAGGACAAGACCACGGCATTGCTGCAATCTGCCGCCCGACGCATTGAATCGCTGGCGCTGGCGACGCGCATCAAAGAACAAGCCCCGGCGCCGTAA
- a CDS encoding efflux RND transporter permease subunit — translation MSAPNQGADQDPHRHEEGRFNLSAWALRHQPLVIFLIAMVTLFGVLSYSKLAQSEDPPFTFRVMVVKTLWPGATAQQVQEQVTDRIGKKLQETPNTDFLRSYSRPGESLIFYTMKDSAPASTVAEQWYQVRKKVGDIQATLPQGVQGPFFNDEFGDVYTNIYTLQGDGFSPAQLRDYADKLRTVLLRVPGVAKVDYFGDQAEHIYIEISNTQLTRLGVSPQQIAQAINSQNAVASAGTLTTADDRIFVRPTGQFPNSRALADTLIRVNDKSVRLGDIATIHRGYDDPPTEQMRVESGPVLGIGISMQPGQDVVRLGQSLDKTFGELKKQLPAGLTLTEVSSMPQAVSRSVDDFLRSVAEAVAIVLIVSLVSLGLRTGMVVVISIPVVLAITALFMDVFGIGLHKVSLGTLVLALGLLVDDAIIAVEMMSVKLEQGWSRARAAAYAYTSTAFPMLTGTLVTVAGFLPIALAKSSTGEYTRSIFQVSAIALITSWFAAVVLIPLLGYRLLPERKREAHLPDDHEHDIYNTRFYLRLRGWVAWCVDRRYVVLAATVLIFVVSMAGFKFVPQQFFPSSDRTELLVDVRLQEGASFAATLRQVERLEKALEGRPEIDHSVSFVGTGAPRFYLPLDQQLATPNFGQLVITAHSVEDREKLAQWLEPMLRSEFPAIRTRLSRLENGPPVGYQIQFRVSGDKISDVRAVAEKVAADVRADKRAVNVQFDWDEPSERSVRFEIDQQKARELGISSSDISDFLAMSLSGYTVTQYRERDKLINVSLRAPNEERVDPARVATLAMPTPNGPVPLASLGHVRYGLEYGVIWERDRQPTITVQADVTSGSQGIDVTHAIDKKLDAIRAELPVGYRIEVGGPVEESDKGQSSINAQMPLMAIAVLTLLMVQLQSFARVLMVVLTAPLGLIGVVAALLLFGKPFGFVAMLGVIAMFGIIMRNSVILVDQIEQDILAGHKRVDAIVGATVRRFRPITLTAAAAVLALIPLLRSNFFGPMATALMGGITSATVLTLFFLPALYATWFRVRHDERDEPEGVPPGAHAGETLERGV, via the coding sequence ATGAGCGCCCCCAATCAGGGCGCGGACCAAGACCCGCACCGCCACGAGGAAGGCAGATTCAACCTGTCGGCCTGGGCATTGCGCCACCAGCCGCTCGTGATTTTCCTGATTGCGATGGTCACGCTGTTTGGCGTGCTGTCGTATTCCAAGCTGGCGCAATCCGAAGACCCGCCTTTCACCTTCCGCGTCATGGTGGTCAAGACGCTGTGGCCGGGCGCAACCGCGCAGCAGGTGCAGGAACAAGTCACCGACCGCATTGGCAAGAAACTGCAAGAGACCCCCAACACGGACTTCCTGCGCAGCTATTCCCGGCCGGGTGAATCCCTGATCTTCTACACCATGAAGGATTCGGCGCCCGCCAGCACGGTGGCTGAACAGTGGTACCAGGTGCGCAAGAAAGTCGGTGACATTCAGGCCACATTGCCCCAAGGCGTGCAAGGCCCGTTTTTCAATGACGAGTTTGGCGACGTCTACACCAACATCTACACCCTGCAAGGCGATGGCTTTTCGCCGGCCCAGTTGCGTGATTACGCCGACAAGTTGCGCACCGTATTGCTGCGCGTGCCAGGAGTTGCCAAGGTTGATTACTTTGGCGATCAGGCCGAACACATCTATATCGAGATCTCGAATACGCAGCTGACCCGCCTGGGCGTGTCGCCGCAGCAGATCGCGCAGGCGATCAACAGTCAGAACGCGGTGGCCAGTGCCGGAACGCTGACGACGGCTGATGACCGGATTTTTGTGCGGCCCACCGGACAATTTCCCAACAGCCGCGCCCTGGCCGACACGCTGATCCGCGTGAACGACAAGTCCGTGCGTCTGGGCGATATTGCCACCATTCATCGCGGCTACGACGATCCTCCAACAGAACAGATGCGCGTGGAAAGCGGTCCAGTGCTGGGTATTGGCATCAGCATGCAGCCCGGCCAGGACGTAGTGCGCCTGGGCCAGTCGCTGGACAAGACGTTTGGCGAATTGAAGAAGCAATTGCCCGCGGGCCTGACGTTGACCGAAGTGTCCAGCATGCCGCAGGCGGTGTCGCGTTCCGTGGATGATTTCCTGCGTTCAGTCGCCGAAGCGGTTGCCATCGTGCTGATTGTGAGCCTGGTGTCGCTGGGGTTGCGCACCGGCATGGTGGTGGTGATTTCAATACCGGTGGTGCTGGCCATTACGGCGCTGTTCATGGATGTGTTTGGCATTGGCCTGCACAAAGTGTCTTTAGGCACGCTGGTGCTGGCGCTGGGCCTGCTGGTCGACGATGCCATCATTGCCGTGGAGATGATGTCGGTCAAATTGGAACAGGGCTGGAGCCGCGCACGCGCGGCGGCCTATGCCTACACCAGCACCGCCTTTCCGATGCTCACGGGCACGCTGGTCACGGTGGCCGGCTTTCTGCCCATCGCGCTGGCCAAGTCCAGCACCGGGGAATACACCCGGTCTATCTTCCAGGTCTCTGCCATCGCGCTCATCACTTCGTGGTTTGCCGCTGTGGTGCTGATTCCGCTGTTGGGCTACCGCTTGCTGCCCGAGCGCAAGCGAGAAGCCCATCTGCCCGACGATCACGAACACGATATCTACAACACCCGCTTTTATCTGCGGTTGCGCGGTTGGGTGGCGTGGTGCGTGGACCGCCGCTATGTGGTGCTGGCAGCTACGGTGCTGATCTTTGTGGTGTCGATGGCAGGATTCAAGTTCGTGCCGCAGCAGTTCTTCCCCAGTTCTGATCGCACCGAATTGCTGGTGGATGTGCGCCTGCAAGAAGGGGCGTCGTTCGCGGCCACGCTGCGTCAGGTGGAACGGTTGGAAAAGGCGCTGGAAGGCCGGCCCGAGATCGATCATTCGGTCAGCTTTGTAGGCACCGGCGCGCCGCGTTTCTACCTGCCGCTGGATCAGCAGCTGGCCACCCCCAATTTCGGCCAATTGGTCATTACCGCGCATTCCGTTGAAGACCGCGAGAAGCTGGCCCAATGGCTGGAACCGATGCTGCGCAGCGAGTTTCCGGCCATCCGCACTCGCTTGTCGCGCCTGGAAAACGGGCCGCCCGTCGGCTATCAGATCCAGTTCCGCGTCAGTGGCGACAAGATCTCTGATGTGCGCGCCGTTGCCGAAAAGGTCGCGGCCGACGTTCGCGCTGACAAACGCGCGGTGAACGTGCAGTTTGACTGGGATGAACCGTCCGAGCGTTCGGTGCGTTTCGAAATCGACCAGCAAAAGGCCCGGGAACTGGGCATCAGCTCTAGCGATATCTCGGATTTTCTGGCGATGAGCCTGTCGGGCTACACGGTGACGCAATACCGCGAACGCGACAAACTCATCAACGTCAGCTTGCGCGCACCGAACGAAGAACGGGTTGATCCCGCCCGCGTCGCGACGCTGGCGATGCCCACGCCCAATGGTCCGGTACCGCTGGCCAGCTTGGGGCATGTGCGATACGGCCTGGAATATGGCGTCATCTGGGAGCGTGACCGCCAGCCCACCATCACCGTTCAGGCCGACGTCACCAGCGGTTCGCAAGGCATAGACGTCACCCATGCCATCGACAAAAAACTTGATGCCATCCGCGCCGAATTGCCCGTCGGCTACCGCATTGAAGTCGGCGGTCCGGTTGAAGAAAGCGACAAGGGCCAGTCGTCCATCAACGCGCAAATGCCTCTCATGGCCATTGCCGTACTGACCCTGCTGATGGTGCAGCTACAGAGTTTTGCGCGGGTGCTGATGGTGGTGCTGACGGCGCCGCTGGGGCTGATCGGCGTGGTGGCCGCATTGCTGCTGTTTGGCAAACCGTTCGGCTTTGTAGCGATGTTGGGCGTGATTGCCATGTTCGGCATCATCATGCGCAACTCCGTCATTCTGGTGGACCAGATCGAGCAGGACATTCTTGCCGGCCACAAGCGGGTAGACGCCATTGTGGGCGCTACCGTGCGGCGTTTCCGCCCCATCACACTGACCGCAGCCGCGGCGGTGCTGGCGCTGATTCCACTGTTGCGCAGCAACTTTTTCGGACCGATGGCGACTGCCCTGATGGGCGGCATCACCAGCGCCACGGTGCTGACGCTGTTCTTCCTGCCTGCGCTGTATGCCACGTGGTTCCGTGTGCGCCATGACGAACGCGACGAACCGGAAGGCGTGCCGCCCGGCGCCCATGCGGGCGAGACGCTGGAACGAGGAGTCTGA
- a CDS encoding polysaccharide deacetylase family protein → MTAVKTVLVTLNVHGIGPEAATQSETALHGRDAHGRYTYGGGLARVLDMLRRQEIRATLFWPVFEAERCRGLLEQSLRDGHEAASQGNAFEDLSALGDREGELLERARDRLAQLTGSVPQGFRYTSSAFSPRTVPLLHQLGYRYDSSAIDDDAPYALDADGGPGMVELPWSEGLCDATHFSRRVTQDRAYAHWVEQGDALLAAEGYACLTLHPRADNGVGRAARLQKVEQLLARFRDAGAVFASCKERAAAPPS, encoded by the coding sequence ATGACCGCCGTCAAGACCGTGCTGGTCACTTTGAATGTGCATGGCATCGGCCCCGAAGCCGCAACCCAGTCCGAAACCGCGCTGCACGGACGCGATGCGCATGGCCGCTACACCTATGGCGGCGGCTTGGCGCGCGTCTTGGACATGCTGCGCAGGCAGGAAATCCGCGCAACGCTGTTCTGGCCCGTCTTCGAGGCCGAGCGCTGCCGCGGCTTGCTGGAACAAAGCCTGCGCGACGGCCATGAAGCCGCTTCCCAAGGCAACGCATTTGAAGACTTGAGCGCGCTGGGCGACCGCGAAGGCGAACTGCTGGAACGCGCCCGCGACCGCCTGGCGCAATTGACGGGTTCTGTCCCGCAAGGGTTTCGCTACACCAGCAGCGCTTTCTCGCCGCGCACGGTGCCCTTGCTGCATCAGCTGGGTTACCGCTACGACAGCAGCGCGATTGATGATGACGCCCCGTACGCGCTGGATGCTGACGGCGGCCCCGGCATGGTGGAGCTGCCCTGGAGCGAAGGTTTGTGCGACGCCACGCATTTCAGCCGCCGGGTCACGCAAGACCGTGCCTACGCGCATTGGGTCGAACAAGGCGACGCGCTGCTTGCGGCCGAGGGTTATGCCTGCCTGACCCTGCATCCGCGTGCGGACAACGGCGTGGGCCGCGCCGCACGGCTGCAAAAAGTTGAACAACTGCTGGCACGTTTTCGCGACGCGGGCGCTGTCTTTGCATCCTGCAAGGAACGGGCAGCGGCCCCTCCGTCCTGA
- a CDS encoding polysaccharide deacetylase family protein has translation MQSIPYGAPAGVAINPWLPLDRELRAQGLRQANAAPVRAVVCVTVHVDGPAVEVGRKQFPAGLYTAGRYAIRRGVPRHLEILARHGMPATFFACGYDVEHYPAVFHDILKAGHEIAAHGYLHEAWDLGDEEPALLEKTHRIIEQELGVTPVGWCSPSGRKSHRTLPTLRALGYCYDASEKDQDRPYLPDDTGATSDAATFIMLPNNTVSLDDYPFYFSGHSLAAEAYDNWVQEFEALRQAEGYVHLTVHPKAAGGSGTPARAAALDRFLGYLAAQPDVHVMTLEALARHCLAHPDNWRRA, from the coding sequence ATGCAAAGCATTCCTTATGGCGCGCCCGCAGGCGTAGCTATCAACCCCTGGTTGCCCCTGGACCGCGAACTACGCGCGCAAGGTTTGCGGCAAGCGAACGCGGCGCCCGTACGCGCCGTGGTCTGCGTCACCGTGCATGTGGACGGACCCGCCGTGGAAGTCGGCCGCAAACAATTCCCCGCAGGTCTCTATACGGCCGGGCGGTACGCCATCCGGCGCGGCGTGCCCCGGCATCTGGAGATTCTGGCGCGTCACGGCATGCCCGCCACGTTCTTCGCCTGCGGCTACGACGTGGAGCACTACCCGGCCGTCTTTCACGACATCCTGAAGGCGGGTCATGAAATCGCCGCACACGGGTATCTGCACGAAGCCTGGGACCTGGGCGACGAGGAGCCGGCCCTGCTTGAGAAAACCCACCGCATCATCGAGCAGGAATTGGGCGTGACGCCCGTGGGCTGGTGCTCGCCGTCGGGCCGCAAGAGCCATCGCACGCTGCCCACACTGCGCGCGCTGGGATATTGCTATGACGCCAGCGAAAAAGACCAGGACCGCCCCTACCTGCCGGACGACACGGGCGCCACAAGCGATGCGGCTACCTTCATCATGCTGCCCAACAACACCGTATCGCTGGACGACTACCCCTTTTATTTCAGCGGCCACAGCCTGGCGGCCGAGGCCTACGACAACTGGGTGCAGGAATTTGAAGCGCTGCGCCAGGCCGAAGGGTATGTGCATCTGACCGTGCATCCCAAAGCGGCGGGCGGCTCCGGCACCCCGGCACGCGCCGCCGCCCTGGACCGGTTTTTGGGCTATCTGGCCGCGCAGCCTGATGTGCACGTCATGACGCTGGAAGCGCTGGCCCGCCACTGCCTTGCCCACCCCGACAACTGGAGACGCGCATGA